Genomic DNA from Klebsiella variicola:
ACAGCACCGTTGCGACGCCGAAGGCGTGGGTGATGACCGTAATATCCCGCAGCTCGCTGGCCATCCGGCGGGCAACATGTACCGTGGTAGCGCCGGAGCCGATCATAAATATTTTGCCCTCGCGCATACAATGGACGGCGTCCCGGGCGATGCGCTCGCGCTCTTCGGTAAACAGCTGGTGGCGCTCCGTGACCGTCGGTTCACTGTTCATGGCCCGCACCGCACCGCCGTAAGTTCGGTTCAGTACGCCCCGGCGGGTCAGTTCGTCGAGATCGCGACGGATGGTTTCGGTAGAGACACCGTGGGTGCGCGCCATATCCCCAATCCGCAGGGTCGGGGTCTCAGCCAGTTCGCGCAGGATCTGTTGCTGACGGTCTTCTTTTCTCTTCGACATGAACGCTGGTTACTCTCCCTGAAGTCGCTGATGCCGTTAATATACCTGCACGCCGAGGGCAAACAAACTGGATGTTTGCCCTGTCGGTTAGACTATCCGTTCAGGCGGCCCATGACTTTCGCCAGCCGTTCGAGGAAGAAATCTGCATCATCGCGACTGAAGCACAGCGGCGGACGGATCTTCAGGCTGTTGCCAAAGCGACCGGCCGCGCCAATCAGCACGCCCTCAAGCTTCAGGTGATAGATAACGCGACTCGTCAGCTGCGGATCCGGCTCTCCGCTGTCTGGCCGGGCAAACTCGATGGCGTTGAACAGTCCGGCGCCGCGAATGTCGGCGATGGCCGGGAAATCCTGGGCCAGCTGGCGCAGTCCGGCACGCAGATAGTCCCCGTTGCGCTGGGCGTTGTTCATCAGGGCCTCCTGTTCAATCACCTCCAGTACCGCGAGGCCCACGGCGGCAGCCACCGGGTTACCGCCAAAGGTGTTGAAGTACTCGGTCTTTTCGCTGAACGCCTGCAGAATAGCCGGACGCGTGATCACCGCGGCCATGGGAAAACCGTTCCCCATTGGCTTGCCGAGCGTGACGATATCCGGTTGCACACTGTGACGCTGGAAGCCCCAGAAATGAGAGCCTGTCCGACCAAAGCCCGGCTGGACTTCATCGGCGATAAACAGTCCGCCCCGGGCCTGTACGCGGGCTACCGCCTGGGCCAGAAATCCCGGCGGATCGGCGAAAACGCCGTCGCTGGAAAAAATGGTATCCACCAGTAGCGCCGCGCAGCCGTAGCCCCGCTCATCCAGCTCGTCCATGGCGCGCTCAACGTCGGCGGCGAAGAGGTCAGACAGCGTCTGGCCCGCTGACAGCCTGCGCAGGTCAGGGGCGGGAATGGTATGCACCCACGGGGGCAGGAGGGCCTCTTTGTGCCCGGAGGGAGAGACCTCCATCACCGCCGTTGTATTGCCGTGATAGGCACTCTCGGTGACGATGATCCCCTGCCGACCACTGATAAAGCGGGCCATCCGCAGGGCGATGTCGTTGCTCTCGCTGCCGGTGCAGGTAAATATCACATTCGACAGCCCGGCGGGGAACGTCGCCAGCAGGCTGTCCGCGTACTGCTCCAGTACCGGGAATAGATAGCGGGTGTTGGTGTTCAGTAACCCGGCCTGGCGCACCATCGCCTGGGTGATATGCGGATGACAATGCCCCACGCCCGGCACGTTGTTATACATATCCAGATAACGGTTGCCGGCGGAGTCCTCCATCCAGGCTCCGGAGGCCGACGCCATGACGATCGGTTGTGGATAAAACAGCACCGAACCGGTCCCCTGGGTGGCGTGGCGACG
This window encodes:
- a CDS encoding DeoR/GlpR family DNA-binding transcription regulator codes for the protein MSKRKEDRQQQILRELAETPTLRIGDMARTHGVSTETIRRDLDELTRRGVLNRTYGGAVRAMNSEPTVTERHQLFTEERERIARDAVHCMREGKIFMIGSGATTVHVARRMASELRDITVITHAFGVATVLSMNPTIRVIVAPGEYCATEGAMTGAQTLLFLSQFTADYTLLGASGIAADGPSEALIDSGTVYRAMIQRAAKSIVVADHSKFDLTYPYHYAGWSGISRLITDQPLPDHLATVLGREKVVVARGHAAPEQQ
- a CDS encoding aspartate aminotransferase family protein; its protein translation is MNNKTPILQLNRFDALTGVADENLSRQIARRHATQGTGSVLFYPQPIVMASASGAWMEDSAGNRYLDMYNNVPGVGHCHPHITQAMVRQAGLLNTNTRYLFPVLEQYADSLLATFPAGLSNVIFTCTGSESNDIALRMARFISGRQGIIVTESAYHGNTTAVMEVSPSGHKEALLPPWVHTIPAPDLRRLSAGQTLSDLFAADVERAMDELDERGYGCAALLVDTIFSSDGVFADPPGFLAQAVARVQARGGLFIADEVQPGFGRTGSHFWGFQRHSVQPDIVTLGKPMGNGFPMAAVITRPAILQAFSEKTEYFNTFGGNPVAAAVGLAVLEVIEQEALMNNAQRNGDYLRAGLRQLAQDFPAIADIRGAGLFNAIEFARPDSGEPDPQLTSRVIYHLKLEGVLIGAAGRFGNSLKIRPPLCFSRDDADFFLERLAKVMGRLNG